Proteins from one Anaerobranca californiensis DSM 14826 genomic window:
- the pyrH gene encoding UMP kinase produces the protein MAKYKRVILKLSGEALAGEQGFGIDNGVLKSIAEQIKEVRDIGVEVAIVVGGGNIWRGATASHKGMERATADYMGMLATTINSLALQDALESIGVVTRVQTAIEMRQIAEPYIRRRAINHLSKGRVVIFAAGTGNPYFSTDTTAALRAAEIGAETILLAKGKVDGVYDSDPLTNPDAKKFDELTYIEVLKRGLGVMDSTATSLCMDNNIPLIVFALSEKGNIKKAVMGEKIGTIIRGDKND, from the coding sequence GTGGCAAAATATAAAAGGGTAATACTTAAACTGAGTGGCGAAGCCCTTGCAGGTGAACAAGGATTCGGCATTGACAATGGAGTACTAAAATCGATAGCAGAACAAATTAAAGAAGTAAGGGATATAGGAGTTGAAGTTGCAATTGTGGTAGGTGGTGGCAACATTTGGCGGGGAGCAACAGCTAGCCATAAGGGAATGGAAAGGGCTACCGCTGATTACATGGGTATGTTAGCCACAACTATTAATAGTTTAGCTTTACAAGACGCACTAGAATCTATCGGAGTAGTTACAAGGGTACAAACAGCTATAGAAATGAGGCAAATAGCAGAGCCTTATATTAGAAGGAGGGCAATTAATCACCTTTCCAAGGGCAGAGTAGTGATTTTTGCTGCAGGTACTGGTAACCCTTATTTTTCAACAGATACAACAGCTGCATTAAGGGCAGCGGAAATTGGAGCTGAAACAATATTGCTAGCTAAAGGAAAAGTAGATGGCGTATATGATAGTGATCCTCTGACTAACCCTGATGCTAAAAAGTTCGATGAACTTACATATATTGAAGTGTTAAAAAGGGGACTAGGTGTAATGGATTCAACGGCAACTTCCCTTTGTATGGATAACAATATTCCCCTTATCGTTTTTGCCTTATCTGAAAAAGGTAATATTAAAAAAGCGGTAATGGGAGAAAAAATAGGAACAATAATTAGGGGGGATAAAAATGATTAA
- the frr gene encoding ribosome recycling factor — MINDIYNEMKERMTKAVEALKKEFASIRAGRASASLLDRITVDYYGVPTPIPQMASVTAPEARLLVIQPWDKNMISEIEKAIMKSDLGITPNSDGSVIRLAFPQLTQERRNELVKIVKKKGEEAKVAVRNIRRYGNEMVKELEKANEISEDESRRAQEEIQKITDGFIKNIDQIVIKKEQEIMEI, encoded by the coding sequence ATGATTAATGATATTTATAATGAAATGAAAGAGAGAATGACAAAGGCTGTGGAGGCATTAAAAAAAGAATTTGCTTCCATCAGGGCTGGTAGAGCCAGTGCATCACTGCTAGATAGAATTACTGTAGATTATTATGGAGTTCCAACACCAATTCCGCAAATGGCTTCAGTAACGGCCCCAGAAGCTAGGTTATTAGTTATTCAACCTTGGGACAAAAATATGATATCAGAAATTGAAAAGGCAATCATGAAATCTGACCTCGGGATAACACCTAATAGTGACGGAAGTGTAATTCGCCTAGCATTTCCTCAATTAACCCAGGAGCGAAGAAATGAACTGGTAAAGATTGTGAAAAAGAAAGGCGAAGAAGCTAAGGTAGCAGTTAGAAATATTAGGCGGTATGGAAATGAAATGGTAAAAGAGCTAGAAAAAGCTAATGAAATATCTGAAGATGAAAGCAGAAGGGCTCAAGAAGAAATTCAAAAAATAACCGATGGGTTTATTAAAAATATTGACCAAATAGTTATTAAAAAAGAACAGGAAATTATGGAAATATAA
- the tsf gene encoding translation elongation factor Ts: MVSANLVKELREKTGAGMMDCKKALAETNGDMEKAIEYLREKGLAAAAKKSGRIAAEGLVDAYIHGNGRIGVLVEVNCETDFVAKNAEFQQLVKDIAMQIAAANPLYIRREEVPEEVVNKEKEILMAQAINEGKPANIAEKMVAGRIDKYFKEVCLLEQPFIKNPDQTIQELLNEKIAKIGENITVRRFVRFTLGEGIEKKEENFVEEVMKASQVK; the protein is encoded by the coding sequence ATGGTATCTGCTAATTTAGTTAAAGAATTAAGGGAAAAAACAGGTGCAGGGATGATGGACTGCAAAAAGGCTTTAGCTGAAACTAATGGTGATATGGAAAAAGCCATTGAATATTTAAGAGAAAAAGGTCTCGCTGCTGCAGCAAAAAAATCTGGCAGAATAGCTGCTGAAGGTCTAGTTGATGCATACATACATGGTAACGGAAGAATAGGTGTATTAGTAGAAGTTAATTGTGAAACAGACTTTGTTGCTAAAAACGCCGAATTTCAACAATTAGTTAAAGATATAGCTATGCAAATAGCTGCCGCTAATCCGTTATATATTAGAAGAGAAGAAGTACCAGAAGAAGTAGTAAATAAAGAAAAGGAAATCCTTATGGCTCAGGCTATCAATGAAGGAAAACCTGCAAATATTGCTGAAAAAATGGTAGCTGGTAGAATAGATAAATACTTTAAAGAAGTTTGTTTATTAGAACAGCCTTTTATTAAAAACCCAGATCAAACAATTCAAGAACTTTTAAATGAGAAAATAGCTAAAATCGGAGAAAATATCACAGTTCGCAGATTTGTTCGCTTCACATTAGGTGAAGGAATTGAGAAAAAAGAAGAAAACTTTGTAGAAGAAGTAATGAAAGCTTCTCAAGTAAAATAA
- a CDS encoding phosphatidate cytidylyltransferase, whose protein sequence is MITRIITAIFGIPIVFFALLQGGVIFNLLTFIISLIAIYEFYKIINLQDKVILIFSYIFSMILLLLQLNLDVTIFLVLFLFSFAIYIRIINFSHTKLKELSLITWGILYIYLPLYYLRELRNLEKGLEIVFFLLLLTWLTDSGAYFSGWIFGKNKLAPNISPKKTVEGAIGGTLLAVIGAIIFHSLFPLGDPILITLFSLIGSIFAQIGDLFESAIKREYNVKDSGRILPGHGGILDRIDSLLFLIPMAYLFFMYIL, encoded by the coding sequence ATGATAACAAGGATAATTACGGCAATTTTTGGGATACCAATAGTTTTTTTTGCCCTCCTACAAGGTGGTGTTATTTTCAATCTATTGACCTTTATAATATCCCTAATTGCTATTTATGAATTTTACAAAATCATTAATCTTCAAGACAAAGTCATACTAATTTTTTCTTACATTTTTTCAATGATATTATTACTACTACAACTTAACTTAGATGTCACTATTTTCTTGGTATTATTTTTATTTTCCTTTGCAATATATATTAGGATAATAAATTTTTCCCATACAAAACTAAAGGAATTAAGTTTAATTACATGGGGAATACTCTACATTTACTTGCCACTATATTATTTAAGGGAATTGAGAAACTTAGAAAAGGGATTAGAGATAGTATTTTTTTTACTGCTCCTTACTTGGCTTACTGACTCTGGTGCATATTTTTCAGGTTGGATTTTTGGTAAAAATAAATTAGCCCCTAATATTTCACCTAAGAAAACAGTTGAAGGTGCTATTGGGGGGACACTTTTAGCAGTGATTGGGGCTATAATTTTTCATAGCCTATTTCCCTTAGGAGATCCTATTCTGATAACCCTTTTTAGTTTAATTGGAAGTATTTTTGCACAAATTGGAGATTTATTTGAATCGGCTATCAAAAGAGAATATAATGTTAAAGATTCAGGAAGGATACTCCCAGGCCATGGAGGAATTTTAGATAGAATAGATAGTTTATTGTTTTTAATACCTATGGCATATTTATTTTTTATGTACATACTATAA
- the rpsB gene encoding 30S ribosomal protein S2 codes for MAIISMKQLLEAGVHFGHQTRRWNPKMAPYIFTERNGIYVIDLQKTVGKIEEAYNFVKEVASQGGKILFVGTKKQAQEAVETEAKRCGMYWVNQRWLGGMLTNFDTIGKRINRLRELEQMEQDGTFDVLPKKEVIKLRHEMEKLNKNLAGIKDMAKLPDAIFIVDPRKERIAVAEAKKLGIPIVAIVDTNCDPDEVDYVIPGNDDAIRAVSLIASKIADAVLEGNQGVQE; via the coding sequence ATGGCTATTATTTCAATGAAACAATTATTAGAAGCAGGTGTTCACTTTGGACATCAAACCCGCCGTTGGAACCCTAAAATGGCTCCGTATATCTTCACTGAAAGAAACGGCATTTATGTTATTGACCTACAAAAGACAGTAGGAAAAATTGAAGAAGCATACAATTTTGTAAAAGAGGTTGCTTCTCAAGGTGGAAAAATTCTCTTTGTAGGTACAAAAAAACAAGCACAGGAAGCAGTGGAAACGGAAGCAAAACGCTGTGGTATGTACTGGGTAAACCAAAGATGGTTAGGTGGTATGTTAACTAACTTTGATACCATCGGAAAAAGGATTAACAGGCTAAGGGAATTAGAGCAAATGGAGCAGGATGGAACCTTTGATGTTCTTCCTAAAAAAGAAGTTATCAAACTTCGCCATGAAATGGAAAAGCTCAATAAAAACTTAGCTGGTATCAAAGACATGGCTAAACTTCCAGATGCAATCTTTATTGTGGATCCAAGAAAAGAAAGAATTGCAGTAGCGGAAGCTAAAAAATTGGGTATTCCAATTGTAGCTATAGTAGACACTAACTGTGATCCAGATGAAGTGGATTATGTAATTCCTGGAAATGATGATGCTATCCGTGCTGTGAGCCTAATTGCTTCTAAAATTGCCGATGCAGTATTAGAAGGCAATCAAGGAGTACAAGAATAG
- a CDS encoding isoprenyl transferase, whose product MLFKRNLLEKVKKSGNIPKTIAIIMDGNGRWAQKRGLPRTAGHKMGVETVKKITESCIKLGIENVILYAFSTENWKRPKEEVEFLMKLPEEYLSNELDKIIKNNIKIETIGDLDKLPLNTKNTIEIAKSKSVNNNGLTLIFAINYGSRQEILDAAKEFYKNLKADNLDELKEEDLAKFLETKKKDIPDPDLLIRPGGELRISNFLLWQLAYTELYFTPVLWPDFTEKHLCEAIMDYQRRNRRFGGLKN is encoded by the coding sequence ATGTTATTTAAAAGAAATCTCTTAGAAAAAGTAAAAAAAAGTGGTAATATTCCTAAAACAATTGCCATAATAATGGATGGAAATGGTAGATGGGCCCAAAAGAGGGGATTGCCCCGTACTGCAGGTCATAAGATGGGTGTGGAAACTGTCAAAAAAATAACGGAAAGTTGTATTAAATTAGGTATCGAAAATGTCATCCTTTATGCTTTTTCTACAGAAAACTGGAAAAGACCAAAGGAAGAAGTAGAATTTTTAATGAAGTTACCAGAAGAATATCTAAGTAATGAACTAGATAAAATCATTAAAAATAATATTAAAATAGAAACCATTGGTGATTTAGATAAATTGCCACTTAATACTAAAAATACCATAGAAATTGCTAAAAGCAAATCTGTAAACAATAATGGATTAACCTTAATTTTTGCTATCAATTATGGTTCTAGGCAAGAAATTTTAGATGCTGCCAAAGAATTTTATAAAAATCTAAAGGCAGATAATCTTGATGAATTAAAAGAAGAAGATTTGGCAAAATTTCTGGAAACAAAGAAAAAAGATATACCTGACCCAGATCTTTTAATAAGGCCCGGTGGAGAATTAAGAATCAGTAATTTTCTGTTATGGCAGCTTGCATATACAGAGCTTTATTTTACTCCAGTATTATGGCCAGATTTTACGGAGAAACACCTTTGTGAAGCAATTATGGATTATCAAAGGAGAAACAGGCGTTTTGGTGGATTAAAAAACTAA